One Pseudomonas syringae CC1557 genomic window, TGCAACTTCTCAGTGGCGGCAACCAGCAAAAGGTCGCGCTGGCCAAGTGGCTGAGCCGGCATTCCTCGCTGTATTTACTGGACGAGCCCAGCGTAGGTGTCGATATCGGCGCGAAAGTGGAAATCTACCGGCTGATAGCGCGGCTTGCCGAGGGCGGTGCGGCGGTACTGGTGTTGTCGTCGGACTTGCCAGAACTGATCGGCATTACCCATCGCATCGTGGTGCTGCACCGTGGACGTGTGGCGGGCGAGTTCAATTCCAAAACCACCGACAGCGATGAGCTGCTGGCCTGCGCCACCGGTGCCAGTGAAGGCCGCCGTAGTGTCGTCGAAACACTCCCTGAGGAGGCTGATCATGCCCACGCTTGAAGTGCTTGACAGTCTGGAAGCCGAGCCGCCGCACCAGTGGCTCGTGCGCCTGGCGCGGCGCGGGTCGCTGCTGGTGTTCCTGGCGATTTTGCTGGTGTTCGCCATCAGCGCACCGAATTTTCTCAGCGTCGGCAATATCAGCAACGTGTTCGCTCAGTCGGCCGTGCTTGGCATTCTCGCGCTGGGTCTGACCTGCGTTGTGATCGGTGGTGGCTCCAACGTGGTCAGCGGCGGGCTGGACCTGTCTTTGGCGGCCAACCTAGGCTTGTGTGCGGCGGTCTACAGCAGCCTGAACAACGCCGGTTTCGAGGCCTGGCAGTCAATTGCGCTGACCTTCGCTTGCGGCCTGCTGGTCGGCGCGTTCAATGGCCTGGCAGTGGTGCTGTTACGTCTGCCGCCGCTGTTGGCGACTCTCGCGAGCATGAACCTGATCGCCGGGCTGGAACTGGTGCTGACCCAAAATACCGTGCTGGCCACTGATTCGGAGCTGCTAGACAGTCTGGCTTCAGGTATCTGGCTCGGTATCCCGG contains:
- a CDS encoding ABC transporter permease, which translates into the protein MPTLEVLDSLEAEPPHQWLVRLARRGSLLVFLAILLVFAISAPNFLSVGNISNVFAQSAVLGILALGLTCVVIGGGSNVVSGGLDLSLAANLGLCAAVYSSLNNAGFEAWQSIALTFACGLLVGAFNGLAVVLLRLPPLLATLASMNLIAGLELVLTQNTVLATDSELLDSLASGIWLGIPALAWVLLGVAGLLWLLIQHSAFGLRLYAIGEYPQAAKAAGLNLQRYVFASYVIAGGCASIAAFCSAAFFSGSTTGSGDLLLSVVAIAFLGVVFSRRLTANIPGTLLATLLLGFLINGFQLLNISNFWVNGVQGLLILLVVAFSGALDRRDGEQ